Proteins from one Mycoplasma sp. Pen4 genomic window:
- a CDS encoding GDSL-type esterase/lipase family protein, giving the protein MKKPKQILASILAFVGSTAFLASCSFRAPGSSKPIESGDEKDITSTKTRTTSNVQINKNVDDSEIKVDENVNTSILDGSKEKNSETSFKDDLDKSLTRKVSPKFIDKSMKINYVAFGDSISAGFDAALPKDYLGEKTPDGEITGASWPAFLARLLDDNNRVESFKNYAYSGSRIIDWIKILDIDYNNTYGDDANEATLNKMFGEDHEAFRNEFKARLAKSNLVTLTLGANDFFFLAFKAISRQNIFAQLKNLNSDNPNYEKTIEFITNVLNNTIPVIKDRLTTLIAAISTLAPEANIDIVAYPMAMTGFIQVFSNYFKNKLGNLGIEPLDLVLDYVNKGLYDVANQYTGRINIINPYNPQYWKNNAPALSDVYFDIHPNMSGYKKMAMDIYLKLTTPTFNVADYNPEKYNFTQKYLLSDGKSTYQIEPLSSNEDVLGDSTQAYLEKHIPFVDEVDKLRTPMHYGRRLLELSKTFQHVVKEVINFATNNEFYNQIDPEGKLKELILDTENNGQNGIYSIISSVIDSEIIQQGIYDFQMELSRRQQEGILKLEDIPQIIKEKFLTTENLLKFISAIAKSNFINHNKAKLIDALNTVFTNLFKNNAEIISGQLSSYLVKKLDFLSISPEDAKDLITSILKNSNFSELVNSLVSAFINNSEQLQDLQTIDDLISVFFHDENAIDTIAQTVAKFFWDIVEKPAVKNALKNLLWNIITTNELQTNLTKDQSDKLIDSIIGKISLLKTDEANDFITSFIKEFIKNINQNGTSNPQLSATDAFEKALDKYKKAKAGISSESTMNPDEATAILEGTAAPSGDESNPTSSTPAPTAQDNPVAFTLLNIFVKTNIIQDNSDFIVQLIKNIFAAADRLNIGGGIINAIPADTLAKVEGIIPKKQLAKLVNHILVNQNTQDIFNSVFNNLVNYLNEFEGLTTFRELFEKLFSIFDADSISASLKKLANDLLTSEQTKDILKNVVLAIVKEINLNATNDDIDSFADDFVVAMRSLLTENNLLNNLIDKVIEVFNEAKAASDPSVLITKIPTSLKTVLLDTFNNDITGLIGSLINKPVVTNHKNIIAQIAVYAINELEKTHTISNLVKNALINLVDGNTAIEQFVDKNEIKALINTIASDETFNEIIPALVPILSNDLGWIDLIAQPKALAEYFFAKDEVKNLVTNTIKPIILRSIPQARLAKTLVKVVKFAASELNAPITTNKYDQALESSLGAVFNALKVDADVVNGIDDFITNALVGFTTLDKFVQDIPTKLKASFDLARWDFVKKIFAVEIPEQHLELLKELAKNTYQTLKNEQVFDFLINKINLGDKAQEFGVENSDVITLIKTVISTPDFDTLVGNALDLITTKRNLLASSTSVLDFINKVLKDSEFITNVTPQLKIILSSVISNPTFKAILVKGVTTLIKNNENISWVFENVTNLDQFISRVFDLVDANIDQFNIIQKLINSLNAYAQNGNYTNITDIISIIGNEFKQDFSGANLETNVIQLLKLASSNLINDEAVNIKTIIFNIYNKLSSTPELFNSIYDAVVTSDLNTQILHYTSKDKLQKAFSFILNSNNFREMFSTQVDAILGSISEIQNVNSFNDLLKLYLSKIDLQSIKNQIDGLITEVTSDSETTTSIIEVIKNAILLHVNGLYNGEITDQFITDFVNNIIPLAKSLNIYPQVIDVVSGYIEKAKTAQNSLEVLNGIGDGILELIKNEFNKDKVAFINKIIASLIYANNKEYLKFALNFAITSLVDNEQVKAFIANQIDGISDENVSKYLNKDALKSLVNSLLSNTYLPLILKPVLDQVIEQDKLPDLINNPVETIFQLIKSSNVLESKRFELVRFTSTVLYNQETPKILKTAIDAVLKDNLLLQNGFSQNFYNKLIDVAKKVISIDPQIDLISKFVNIANEAAKEAQNNTEFITKFVAKITTIIDFTDFKYLKAAISANLLENDREAFEELVTNLLNKFLILDNINKLLQDKVSLANIAAKLHLTEDELRNSITELVTSDDLKAIIKTISKFVVNNHESFASATSYSDLVKVFAKNKVFVDEVRPKFINLINQALSKSGVISLAKSLLIEVMKKETLAPYFQGIADVESFATNIVGIYNIVDKHFNISEVLFNGLVNYLAENGTIINTSGIISSIGKAFKLTVGDDATEFEKKFIATFKDLIQSPLFTTNKQDIITLIDNVFQNVPVDSLVDQIFSSLSAEQTAKINEFTSIDTIKKVATFILRNRHFNSIFVESVKNSLNHLDEFNSVEKYADIIKIAFKINNPETIKAHVVGLIEDILTSNDTNQFIKDLLSSTLAKYGIDIEDEDVARAITDLSGGLKRIFDAVEVGNDIIGAVFDKLIEASKLPDEEILAKIQEIPDVVKTILSDKITSNPKAFIKKIINVPAIQNNSAAISKIVKKLYSGLRTTGDLAGLVKLVTDAVIKDESPILKYVTRKHLNDGLIFILSRPEMDELVKEIVPYFVERHAWVEDIDNPLLLIDKFLKSTMFLTDQKDNILTIMDEFLKSDAATNIVLDVTNYFIESLSLDMTGIDRAGLTKAVLSMIVPWLKSSELYNDLVVNSANTLVTDGIAQFPTSFVNILKKAIFRYDYKIFRALIVKGDAIPQNRDTIYKLFSSLLDAFKNNDDFYNNLYNLIGLDETFKTYGIEKDDVIGLVKFIANVPETKDVVIQLLDHIFDNWDALKEPYRYSQFFRKAFEDNAFRTKWFQTVKGVAHKVLQSEQFRTTFGKLATAFLKNSEYSSLLKDIDQPELLFKHLSRLFLNLDQNFDVITGILDIVINDMAINGLKPQADVILPKLKELFVNLFKQDDFQSKIITVLKLNTQNTIADNQRNNLVQFIVNAINYFAQHKNPGNIAWNFLPEKTQNWIEKNLFSADQFAAFVNRVIQDPNISSIVGAVVDYYIAHPTDLDNVTSFFGLVQTYIKVPANKTKMKQLIKDTIKSAFVSDEGNTLVSTAVNKFLKFLEIEKTTAMEKFIGVMSTKLAEVADRIGVFDWILDAVIGLIEKSENDTQFFSQLGATAFKSVQLDEWRTIAAILRDPVFTENKDTISQLLKDIINALLSKKDKISEIVTTLNPGYLVLGNDNDPEKFNKMVLGILNSENLRSLLNTIVDDGISRTEAFASKTTYLSAMNELFRSPNSDAIKNSLRQWLVSVFQNKDDEISQGVALIAKKTFNNLGFAFTNEDLPMLNNVIKGLLAAATSQNVLSDIINAVYDNLKAIDFETTENRIHSALKAIVDGSLSIILSDNKKNISFAKILAKKGLLQTWIATMGDESYVKFINRLFTASSIENVTGIYDVIISAFDIQQSDLKTHTIPVRTTDSDANNPAEKKLLNHGFELGTNIFDVVSQFKDIVRIIYKPIFSEMKRKIRNNDYNINDYRQNDEYKAMFRITTVMLWILKDKAGISDFLFWNGSTLEAENLFLDGTSGAFTEVRDDWRIGGQFARFNSQQKRAMGSDGGDWYNYEFLTGNRSNSTNNNNYWRDQVLAYLYYRKSRPQDRHTAKTKTDVLLDMLVDGMAPRR; this is encoded by the coding sequence ATGAAAAAACCAAAACAGATATTAGCTAGTATATTAGCATTCGTAGGTTCAACTGCGTTTTTAGCTTCGTGTTCATTTAGAGCACCTGGTTCTTCAAAACCAATTGAATCTGGTGACGAAAAAGACATTACATCTACAAAAACAAGAACTACTTCAAACGTTCAAATTAATAAAAACGTTGATGATAGTGAAATTAAAGTTGATGAAAATGTTAATACATCTATTCTTGATGGTTCAAAAGAGAAAAATTCTGAAACATCATTTAAAGATGATTTAGATAAAAGTTTAACAAGAAAGGTATCACCGAAATTCATTGATAAATCAATGAAAATTAACTATGTTGCATTTGGTGATTCGATTTCAGCTGGTTTTGATGCAGCATTACCAAAAGACTATCTAGGTGAAAAAACACCTGATGGTGAAATTACTGGTGCATCATGACCTGCTTTCCTAGCAAGATTACTTGATGATAATAACCGTGTTGAAAGTTTCAAAAACTATGCTTATTCTGGTTCAAGAATTATTGACTGAATTAAGATTTTAGACATTGACTACAACAACACTTATGGAGATGATGCAAATGAAGCGACATTAAACAAAATGTTTGGTGAAGATCATGAAGCATTTAGAAATGAATTTAAGGCAAGACTTGCAAAATCAAACCTTGTTACTTTAACATTAGGTGCAAATGATTTCTTCTTTTTAGCATTCAAAGCAATTTCAAGACAAAACATCTTTGCACAACTTAAAAATTTAAATTCAGATAATCCAAATTATGAAAAAACAATTGAGTTCATTACTAATGTACTCAACAACACAATTCCAGTAATCAAAGATAGATTAACAACTTTAATTGCTGCAATTTCAACATTAGCACCTGAAGCAAATATTGATATTGTTGCATACCCAATGGCAATGACTGGTTTCATTCAAGTGTTTTCAAACTACTTTAAAAACAAACTTGGTAACCTTGGAATTGAACCATTAGATCTTGTTTTAGATTATGTAAACAAAGGACTTTACGATGTTGCTAATCAATACACTGGTCGTATAAACATTATCAACCCATACAACCCACAATACTGAAAAAATAATGCACCAGCACTTTCTGATGTATATTTTGACATTCACCCAAACATGTCAGGATACAAGAAAATGGCAATGGACATTTATTTAAAACTTACAACTCCAACATTTAATGTAGCTGACTACAATCCTGAAAAGTATAACTTTACACAAAAATACTTATTAAGCGACGGTAAATCTACATACCAAATTGAACCACTTAGTTCAAACGAAGATGTATTAGGAGATTCAACACAAGCATATTTAGAAAAACATATACCTTTTGTTGATGAAGTTGATAAATTAAGAACACCAATGCACTATGGAAGACGTCTTTTAGAACTTTCTAAAACATTCCAACATGTTGTAAAAGAAGTTATTAACTTTGCAACAAATAACGAATTTTATAATCAAATTGACCCAGAAGGTAAATTAAAAGAATTAATTTTAGACACTGAAAATAATGGTCAAAATGGAATTTACTCAATTATTTCATCTGTTATTGATTCTGAGATTATCCAACAAGGAATCTATGATTTCCAAATGGAATTATCTCGTAGACAACAAGAAGGAATTCTTAAATTAGAAGATATTCCACAAATTATTAAAGAAAAATTCTTAACAACTGAAAACTTATTAAAATTCATCTCAGCAATTGCTAAATCAAATTTCATTAACCATAATAAAGCGAAATTAATTGACGCATTAAACACAGTTTTCACAAACTTATTTAAAAATAATGCTGAAATTATTTCAGGACAACTAAGTTCATATTTAGTGAAAAAATTAGATTTCTTAAGCATTTCACCTGAAGATGCAAAAGATTTAATTACAAGCATACTTAAAAATTCAAACTTTAGTGAATTGGTAAATTCATTAGTTAGTGCTTTCATTAATAATTCAGAACAATTGCAAGATCTTCAAACAATTGACGATTTAATTTCTGTATTTTTCCATGATGAAAATGCAATTGATACAATTGCACAAACTGTTGCCAAATTCTTCTGAGATATTGTTGAAAAACCAGCAGTTAAAAATGCACTTAAAAACTTATTATGAAACATCATTACTACAAATGAGCTTCAAACTAATTTAACTAAAGATCAATCAGATAAGTTAATTGATTCAATCATAGGAAAAATTTCATTATTAAAAACAGATGAAGCAAATGACTTTATCACATCATTTATTAAAGAATTCATCAAAAATATTAATCAAAATGGTACTTCAAACCCACAATTAAGTGCTACAGACGCATTTGAAAAAGCATTAGACAAATACAAAAAAGCAAAAGCAGGTATTTCATCTGAATCAACAATGAATCCTGATGAAGCTACTGCAATTCTTGAAGGTACAGCTGCACCATCTGGTGATGAGTCAAACCCAACATCAAGTACACCTGCTCCAACTGCACAAGATAATCCGGTTGCATTTACATTATTAAACATTTTTGTTAAAACAAATATTATTCAAGATAATAGTGATTTTATTGTTCAATTAATTAAAAATATTTTTGCAGCAGCAGATAGATTGAACATTGGTGGTGGAATAATTAATGCAATTCCAGCAGATACTCTTGCAAAAGTCGAAGGAATTATTCCTAAAAAGCAATTAGCAAAACTTGTAAACCACATTTTAGTAAATCAAAATACACAAGACATTTTCAATTCTGTATTTAATAATTTAGTAAATTATTTAAATGAGTTTGAAGGTCTTACAACATTTAGAGAACTATTTGAAAAATTATTTAGTATTTTTGACGCCGATTCAATTTCTGCATCACTTAAAAAACTTGCAAATGATCTTTTAACTTCAGAACAAACTAAAGATATTCTTAAAAATGTAGTTCTTGCAATTGTTAAAGAAATTAACTTAAATGCAACAAATGATGACATTGATAGTTTTGCTGATGATTTTGTTGTAGCAATGCGTTCGCTTTTAACAGAAAACAACCTATTAAATAATTTAATAGACAAAGTAATTGAAGTATTTAATGAAGCTAAAGCAGCAAGTGATCCAAGTGTTCTTATCACTAAGATTCCTACATCACTTAAAACTGTTTTATTAGACACATTCAACAATGATATAACAGGTTTAATTGGTTCATTAATCAATAAACCAGTAGTTACAAACCATAAAAACATCATTGCTCAAATTGCGGTTTATGCAATTAATGAATTAGAAAAAACTCATACAATTAGTAACTTAGTTAAAAATGCTTTAATCAACTTAGTTGATGGTAATACTGCAATTGAACAATTCGTTGATAAAAACGAAATTAAAGCACTTATAAATACTATTGCCTCAGATGAAACATTTAATGAGATTATTCCTGCTCTAGTTCCGATTCTTTCAAATGATCTAGGTTGAATTGATTTAATTGCACAACCAAAAGCACTTGCTGAATATTTCTTTGCAAAAGATGAAGTTAAAAATTTAGTAACTAATACAATAAAACCAATAATTTTAAGAAGCATACCACAAGCAAGATTAGCTAAAACATTAGTTAAAGTTGTTAAATTTGCTGCATCAGAATTAAATGCACCAATAACAACAAATAAATATGATCAAGCATTAGAAAGTTCATTAGGTGCAGTGTTTAATGCACTTAAAGTTGATGCTGATGTTGTTAATGGTATTGACGACTTTATAACAAATGCATTAGTTGGATTTACAACACTTGATAAATTTGTTCAAGATATCCCAACAAAACTCAAAGCTTCATTTGATCTTGCTCGTTGAGACTTTGTTAAAAAGATTTTTGCAGTTGAAATTCCTGAACAACACCTTGAATTATTAAAAGAACTTGCAAAAAATACATATCAAACACTTAAAAATGAACAAGTTTTTGATTTCTTAATCAACAAAATCAACTTAGGCGATAAGGCACAAGAATTTGGTGTTGAAAATAGTGATGTAATTACATTAATTAAAACAGTTATATCTACACCGGACTTTGATACTTTAGTTGGAAATGCATTAGATTTAATCACAACAAAACGTAATCTTTTAGCATCATCCACATCAGTTCTTGACTTCATTAATAAAGTGCTTAAAGATAGTGAATTCATCACAAATGTAACACCACAACTTAAGATAATTCTTTCAAGTGTAATTAGTAACCCTACATTTAAGGCAATTCTTGTTAAGGGAGTTACAACTTTAATTAAAAATAATGAAAATATTAGCTGAGTATTTGAAAATGTTACAAACTTAGATCAATTTATTTCAAGAGTATTTGATCTTGTTGATGCAAATATTGATCAATTCAACATAATTCAAAAACTTATTAATTCATTAAATGCTTATGCACAAAATGGAAACTACACAAACATTACGGATATCATCTCAATTATTGGTAATGAATTTAAACAAGACTTTAGTGGTGCTAATTTAGAAACTAATGTAATTCAACTTCTTAAATTAGCTTCAAGCAATTTAATTAATGATGAAGCAGTAAATATTAAAACAATTATCTTTAATATTTACAATAAACTTTCATCAACACCTGAGTTATTCAATAGTATTTATGATGCAGTTGTAACAAGTGATTTAAATACACAAATCTTACATTACACAAGTAAAGATAAACTTCAAAAAGCATTTAGTTTTATCTTAAATTCAAATAACTTTAGAGAAATGTTCTCGACACAAGTTGATGCAATTTTAGGTTCAATTAGTGAAATTCAAAACGTAAATTCATTTAATGATTTATTAAAACTTTACTTATCAAAAATTGACTTACAAAGTATCAAAAATCAAATTGATGGTTTAATTACAGAAGTTACATCAGACTCTGAAACAACTACATCAATTATTGAAGTGATTAAAAATGCTATCTTATTACATGTTAACGGACTTTACAATGGTGAAATAACAGATCAATTCATTACTGATTTTGTAAATAATATTATTCCGCTTGCTAAGTCATTAAACATCTACCCACAAGTGATTGATGTTGTTTCAGGATACATTGAAAAAGCAAAAACTGCACAAAACTCACTTGAAGTTTTAAATGGAATTGGCGATGGAATTCTTGAGTTAATTAAAAATGAATTCAACAAAGATAAAGTTGCTTTCATTAATAAAATCATTGCTTCACTAATTTACGCAAACAACAAAGAATATCTTAAATTTGCATTAAACTTTGCAATTACTAGTTTAGTAGACAATGAACAAGTTAAAGCATTCATTGCAAACCAAATTGATGGAATTAGTGATGAAAATGTAAGTAAATATCTTAATAAGGATGCACTTAAATCGTTAGTAAATTCATTATTATCTAACACATACTTACCATTAATTTTAAAACCGGTTTTAGACCAAGTAATTGAACAAGATAAATTACCTGATTTAATCAATAACCCTGTTGAAACTATTTTCCAATTAATCAAGTCATCAAACGTTTTAGAAAGCAAACGTTTTGAATTAGTAAGATTCACATCAACTGTTTTATATAACCAAGAAACACCAAAAATCCTTAAAACAGCAATTGATGCAGTTCTTAAAGATAACTTATTATTACAAAATGGATTTAGTCAAAACTTCTACAACAAACTTATAGACGTTGCTAAGAAAGTAATTTCAATCGATCCACAAATTGACTTAATTAGCAAATTCGTTAACATTGCAAATGAAGCTGCAAAAGAGGCACAAAATAATACAGAATTTATTACTAAGTTTGTTGCTAAAATTACAACAATTATTGACTTTACAGATTTCAAATATCTTAAAGCTGCAATAAGTGCAAACTTACTCGAAAATGATCGTGAAGCATTCGAAGAATTAGTTACAAATCTTTTAAACAAATTCTTAATTTTAGACAATATTAATAAATTATTACAAGACAAAGTTTCATTAGCAAATATCGCTGCAAAACTTCATTTAACTGAAGATGAATTACGTAATTCAATCACTGAATTAGTAACTTCAGATGATCTTAAAGCAATTATTAAAACAATTTCAAAATTTGTTGTTAATAATCATGAATCATTTGCAAGTGCAACAAGTTACAGTGATTTAGTTAAAGTATTTGCTAAGAATAAAGTTTTTGTTGATGAAGTTCGTCCAAAATTCATTAACTTAATCAACCAAGCACTTTCAAAATCAGGTGTTATCTCACTTGCTAAATCATTGCTAATTGAAGTAATGAAAAAAGAAACTCTTGCACCTTACTTCCAAGGTATTGCAGATGTAGAATCATTTGCTACAAATATCGTTGGTATCTATAACATAGTTGATAAACACTTTAATATTTCAGAAGTATTATTCAATGGGCTTGTTAACTATTTAGCTGAAAATGGTACAATAATTAATACTTCAGGGATTATTTCATCAATTGGTAAAGCATTTAAACTTACAGTTGGTGATGATGCAACTGAATTTGAAAAGAAATTTATTGCTACATTCAAAGATTTAATCCAATCACCATTATTCACAACTAATAAACAAGATATTATTACACTTATTGATAATGTCTTCCAAAACGTTCCGGTAGATTCATTAGTTGATCAAATATTCAGTTCATTAAGTGCTGAACAAACTGCAAAAATTAATGAATTCACCTCTATTGATACGATTAAAAAAGTTGCTACATTCATCCTTAGAAACCGACATTTCAACAGTATCTTTGTTGAATCAGTTAAAAACTCACTTAATCATTTAGATGAATTTAATTCAGTTGAGAAATATGCTGATATTATCAAAATTGCATTTAAAATAAATAATCCAGAAACCATAAAAGCTCATGTCGTAGGATTAATTGAAGATATTCTTACATCAAACGATACAAACCAATTTATCAAAGACTTATTAAGTAGTACATTGGCTAAATATGGTATTGATATTGAAGATGAAGATGTTGCTAGAGCAATTACAGATCTATCTGGTGGACTTAAACGTATTTTTGATGCAGTTGAAGTTGGAAATGACATTATTGGCGCTGTGTTTGATAAACTTATCGAAGCATCAAAATTACCAGATGAAGAAATTCTTGCAAAAATCCAAGAAATTCCAGATGTTGTTAAAACAATTCTTTCAGATAAGATTACTTCAAACCCAAAAGCATTTATTAAAAAGATTATTAATGTTCCTGCGATCCAAAATAATTCAGCAGCAATTTCAAAAATTGTTAAGAAACTTTACTCTGGATTAAGAACAACAGGTGATCTAGCAGGATTAGTTAAATTAGTTACTGATGCTGTAATTAAAGATGAATCACCAATTCTTAAATATGTAACAAGAAAACACTTAAATGATGGACTTATCTTCATTTTAAGTCGTCCAGAAATGGATGAATTAGTAAAAGAAATTGTTCCATACTTCGTTGAAAGACATGCATGAGTTGAAGATATTGATAATCCATTATTATTAATTGATAAATTCTTAAAATCAACAATGTTCTTAACAGATCAAAAAGATAACATCCTTACAATTATGGATGAATTTCTTAAATCGGATGCTGCTACAAACATTGTTTTAGATGTAACAAATTACTTTATTGAATCATTATCACTTGATATGACCGGAATTGACCGCGCAGGTCTTACAAAAGCTGTATTATCAATGATTGTTCCATGATTAAAATCATCAGAGCTATACAATGATTTAGTTGTAAATTCAGCAAATACATTAGTAACTGATGGTATTGCACAATTCCCTACAAGCTTTGTAAATATTCTTAAGAAAGCAATCTTTAGATATGATTACAAGATCTTTAGAGCATTAATTGTTAAGGGTGATGCAATACCACAAAACCGTGACACAATTTACAAATTGTTCTCAAGTTTATTAGATGCATTTAAAAATAATGACGACTTCTACAACAACCTTTATAACCTAATTGGACTTGATGAAACATTTAAGACCTACGGTATAGAGAAAGATGATGTAATTGGTTTAGTTAAATTCATTGCAAACGTTCCTGAAACAAAAGATGTTGTAATTCAATTATTAGATCACATCTTTGATAATTGAGATGCACTTAAAGAACCATATAGATACTCACAATTCTTTAGAAAAGCATTTGAAGACAATGCATTTAGAACAAAATGATTCCAAACAGTTAAGGGTGTAGCTCATAAAGTATTACAATCAGAACAATTTAGAACTACATTTGGTAAATTAGCAACTGCATTCCTTAAAAATAGTGAATATAGTTCATTATTAAAAGACATTGATCAACCAGAATTATTATTCAAACATCTTTCAAGATTATTCTTAAACCTTGATCAAAACTTTGATGTTATTACAGGAATTCTTGATATTGTAATCAATGACATGGCAATCAATGGTCTTAAACCACAAGCAGATGTTATTCTTCCAAAACTTAAAGAATTATTTGTAAACTTATTTAAACAAGATGATTTCCAATCTAAGATCATTACAGTTCTTAAACTTAACACACAAAATACAATTGCAGATAATCAAAGAAATAACTTAGTTCAGTTTATTGTTAATGCAATTAATTACTTTGCGCAACATAAAAATCCAGGTAATATTGCTTGAAACTTCTTGCCTGAAAAAACACAAAATTGAATTGAGAAAAACTTATTCTCTGCAGATCAATTTGCAGCATTTGTAAATAGAGTTATTCAAGATCCAAACATTTCTTCAATTGTTGGAGCAGTAGTTGACTATTACATTGCACACCCAACTGATCTTGATAATGTAACAAGTTTCTTTGGACTTGTGCAAACTTACATTAAAGTGCCTGCAAACAAAACAAAGATGAAACAACTTATTAAAGATACAATTAAATCAGCTTTTGTCTCAGATGAAGGAAATACACTTGTATCAACTGCGGTTAATAAGTTCTTAAAATTCCTTGAAATTGAAAAAACTACAGCAATGGAAAAATTCATTGGAGTTATGTCGACTAAACTTGCAGAAGTTGCAGATCGTATTGGTGTATTTGATTGAATATTAGATGCTGTTATTGGTTTAATTGAAAAATCAGAAAATGATACACAATTCTTCTCACAATTAGGTGCAACTGCATTCAAATCGGTTCAACTTGATGAATGAAGAACTATTGCTGCAATCCTTCGTGATCCAGTCTTTACAGAAAATAAAGACACAATTTCACAACTTCTTAAAGATATAATTAATGCTTTATTATCTAAAAAAGATAAAATTAGTGAAATTGTTACAACATTAAACCCAGGATATTTAGTTCTTGGTAATGATAATGATCCTGAGAAATTCAACAAAATGGTTTTAGGTATTTTAAATAGTGAAAACTTAAGATCATTACTTAATACAATTGTTGATGATGGTATTTCTAGAACCGAAGCATTTGCAAGCAAAACAACTTACTTATCTGCAATGAATGAGTTATTTAGATCACCAAACTCAGACGCAATTAAAAACAGTTTAAGACAATGACTTGTTTCGGTATTCCAAAACAAAGATGATGAAATCTCACAAGGAGTTGCTTTAATTGCTAAGAAAACATTCAACAATCTTGGTTTTGCATTTACAAATGAAGATTTACCAATGTTAAATAATGTAATTAAAGGGCTTTTAGCTGCTGCAACATCTCAAAATGTCTTATCAGATATTATTAATGCAGTTTATGATAACTTAAAAGCAATTGACTTCGAAACTACAGAAAACCGTATTCACTCTGCGCTTAAAGCAATCGTAGATGGTTCATTAAGCATTATTCTTTCAGATAATAAGAAAAACATTTCATTTGCAAAAATCCTTGCTAAAAAAGGATTGCTTCAAACATGAATTGCAACTATGGGAGATGAATCTTATGTAAAATTCATCAACCGTTTATTCACTGCAAGTAGTATTGAAAATGTAACCGGTATTTATGATGTAATTATTAGTGCGTTTGATATTCAACAATCAGATTTAAAAACACATACAATTCCAGTACGTACAACTGATAGTGATGCTAATAATCCTGCAGAGAAGAAACTTCTTAACCATGGTTTTGAATTAGGGACAAACATTTTCGACGTTGTTTCGCAATTTAAAGACATTGTTAGAATTATTTACAAGCCAATCTTTAGCGAAATGAAACGTAAGATTAGAAATAACGACTATAACATTAATGATTATCGTCAAAATGATGAATATAAAGCAATGTTTAGAATTACAACAGTGATGCTTTGAATTCTTAAGGATAAGGCTGGAATTAGTGATTTCTTATTTTGAAATGGTTCAACACTAGAAGCCGAAAACCTCTTCCTCGATGGTACATCAGGAGCATTTACTGAAGTTAGAGATGATTGAAGAATTGGGGGGCAATTTGCTAGATTCAATTCTCAACAAAAGAGAGCAATGGGATCAGACGGTGGTGATTGATATAACTATGAATTCCTTACTGGAAATAGATCAAATTCAACAAACAACAACAACTATTGAAGGGACCAAGTTCTCGCATATCTTTACTATAGAAAATCTCGTCCACAGGATAGACATACAGCAAAAACAAAAACAGATGTATTGCTTGATATGTTGGTAGATGGAATGGCCCCAAGAAGATAG
- the recO gene encoding DNA repair protein RecO yields the protein MAESITRALVLDIKKHEENEFIVTFFNQKGVFSLFAKGLEKPTSKNKSNLILGGIVDIEYFAARSKEKVGRLKKATLETALDITNRSNSTLFIELRKLFLRIQNNNHLFLEYQRYMDDFNEKNNQYVLTYFYAQVMPHFGISPSFNKCFACGSTRNFVNFEINNGGFICNQHGQKSFLSPYVLHSIWASFHNLLSYIEITDIKLNYELQMLYKNTLQEAGIVNLKAGTL from the coding sequence ATGGCTGAAAGCATTACAAGAGCATTAGTTTTGGATATTAAAAAACATGAAGAAAATGAATTTATTGTCACTTTTTTTAATCAAAAAGGTGTATTTTCATTGTTTGCTAAAGGCTTAGAAAAACCAACTTCTAAGAACAAAAGTAATTTAATTTTGGGTGGAATTGTAGATATTGAATATTTCGCTGCACGTTCAAAAGAAAAAGTGGGAAGACTCAAAAAAGCAACATTAGAAACTGCATTAGATATTACAAATCGAAGTAATTCAACTTTATTCATTGAGTTAAGAAAATTATTTTTAAGAATCCAAAATAACAACCATTTATTTTTAGAATATCAAAGATACATGGATGATTTCAATGAGAAAAATAATCAATATGTTTTGACTTATTTTTATGCCCAAGTAATGCCGCACTTTGGTATTTCACCTTCATTCAACAAATGTTTTGCGTGCGGATCAACTAGAAATTTTGTAAACTTCGAAATTAACAATGGTGGGTTTATTTGCAACCAACATGGTCAAAAAAGTTTTTTAAGTCCATACGTTTTACATAGTATTTGAGCATCTTTTCACAATCTACTTTCATACATCGAAATCACAGATATAAAACTTAATTATGAATTACAAATGTTATACAAAAACACCTTGCAGGAAGCGGGAATCGTAAATTTAAAAGCCGGAACTTTATAA